The following coding sequences are from one Acidobacteriota bacterium window:
- the glmM gene encoding phosphoglucosamine mutase yields the protein MKKLFGTDGIRGVDGQFPLDRKTVVRIGHAIAVKMRELADNPRVLIGRDTRESGNWIDEEIGRGLVSGGTFAIHCGVITTPGLAFLTKMERFDAGVMISASHNPYADNGIKIFSGNGMKLSDEMEVEIEKIILSDAAVPKQSENFVKKEIDGAKLIKDYTSFLYGIVKNRNALQHVSIVLDCGNGSASAIAPEIFSKLSQKAIFINYIPDGRNINLNCGSLHPDSLIRTVLSEKADIGIAFDGDADRAICVNRNGKIIDGDHIMYVTALQMKQNKNLKKNTIVGTVMSNMWLEKKLSMSGIRLIRTSVGDKYVLEKMLEYDLNLGGEQSGHVIFLDHATSGDGILTALKFLDSTFGNGTDPTAALAGIEPYPQILINVRVASRPDLQKHPEISVVIKEVEEKLAGNGRVLIRYSGTEPVARVMVEAEREEDVKRYASIIADAIRKQIGA from the coding sequence GTGAAGAAGCTTTTCGGTACGGACGGGATCAGAGGGGTAGATGGCCAGTTTCCCCTTGACAGGAAGACGGTTGTTAGGATCGGTCACGCCATTGCCGTGAAGATGCGAGAGCTCGCGGATAATCCCAGGGTTCTTATCGGCAGGGACACAAGGGAATCCGGGAACTGGATCGACGAGGAGATCGGAAGAGGACTAGTCTCGGGCGGCACTTTTGCCATCCACTGCGGGGTCATCACGACTCCCGGACTGGCTTTTCTGACAAAGATGGAACGATTCGACGCGGGCGTGATGATATCAGCGTCTCATAATCCTTACGCCGACAACGGCATCAAGATCTTCTCCGGAAACGGGATGAAGCTTTCCGATGAGATGGAAGTGGAGATCGAGAAGATCATACTCTCGGATGCAGCCGTTCCGAAACAGAGTGAGAACTTCGTCAAGAAAGAGATTGACGGAGCCAAGCTTATAAAGGATTACACGAGCTTTCTTTACGGGATAGTAAAGAACCGGAATGCCCTCCAGCACGTCAGTATCGTCCTCGACTGCGGCAACGGTTCTGCAAGCGCCATCGCCCCTGAGATCTTCTCGAAACTCTCGCAGAAGGCCATCTTCATCAACTATATTCCGGATGGGAGGAATATCAATCTGAACTGCGGATCGCTCCATCCGGACTCTCTCATCCGGACCGTTCTGAGCGAGAAAGCCGACATCGGGATTGCCTTTGACGGAGATGCCGACAGGGCAATCTGCGTCAACCGGAACGGGAAGATAATCGATGGCGATCATATCATGTACGTTACTGCTCTTCAGATGAAGCAGAACAAAAACCTAAAGAAGAATACCATAGTTGGAACTGTGATGAGCAACATGTGGCTGGAAAAGAAGCTCTCCATGAGCGGCATCCGTCTTATCAGGACGAGCGTCGGGGATAAGTACGTGCTGGAGAAGATGCTCGAGTATGACCTGAACCTCGGTGGAGAGCAGTCCGGGCACGTCATCTTTCTCGACCATGCAACGAGCGGCGACGGAATACTGACGGCACTTAAATTCCTCGACTCCACGTTCGGAAACGGAACGGATCCTACAGCGGCGCTTGCTGGGATCGAACCCTACCCGCAGATCCTCATCAACGTGAGAGTCGCCTCACGCCCTGACCTCCAGAAGCATCCCGAGATCTCGGTTGTCATCAAAGAAGTGGAGGAGAAATTGGCGGGAAACGGAAGGGTCCTGATTCGATACTCCGGAACGGAGCCGGTAGCCCGGGTCATGGTGGAAGCGGAGCGCGAAGAGGATGTGAAGAGATACGCATCCATTATCGCCGACGCAATCCGTAAACAGATCGGCGCATGA
- a CDS encoding pyridoxine 5'-phosphate synthase, which yields MVKLSVNVDHIATIREARKSHEPDPVAAAILAELAGALGITFHLREDRRHIQDRDVEILRKVCTTRLDMEMAATEDMIKIAIKHRPDIVTLVPERIEEITTEGGLNVVKNEKSIGRVIQKLHAEKLVVSIFVDPEIDQVRAAARDRADFIEINTGKYAETKKEKERARELFSIEKAAMEGQKLGLRIAAGHGLNYVNVKPVARVKGVEELNIGHSIIARASLVGMERAVREMLSLIT from the coding sequence ATGGTGAAACTAAGTGTCAATGTGGATCATATTGCAACAATAAGAGAGGCAAGAAAGAGCCATGAACCAGACCCTGTCGCTGCTGCCATCCTGGCAGAGCTTGCGGGAGCACTGGGGATCACCTTCCACCTGAGGGAGGATCGCAGGCATATTCAGGATCGAGATGTCGAGATATTGAGGAAGGTCTGCACCACCCGTCTCGACATGGAGATGGCCGCAACTGAAGACATGATAAAGATTGCCATCAAGCACAGACCGGACATTGTCACGCTCGTTCCCGAGAGGATTGAGGAGATCACAACGGAAGGGGGCCTCAACGTCGTCAAGAACGAGAAGAGCATCGGCAGGGTCATTCAGAAACTCCATGCGGAGAAGCTGGTCGTAAGCATCTTCGTCGACCCGGAGATCGATCAGGTACGAGCAGCGGCACGCGACAGAGCCGACTTCATCGAAATCAACACCGGAAAATATGCGGAAACGAAGAAGGAAAAAGAAAGGGCCCGTGAGCTTTTTTCCATCGAAAAAGCCGCCATGGAAGGGCAAAAGCTGGGACTCAGGATCGCCGCAGGACATGGCCTGAACTATGTCAACGTAAAGCCGGTCGCTCGCGTCAAAGGAGTGGAAGAGTTGAACATCGGGCACTCCATCATCGCGAGGGCTTCCCTTGTCGGAATGGAGAGAGCAGTACGCGAAATGCTCTCCCTCATCACCTGA
- a CDS encoding tetratricopeptide repeat protein: MSDRTMRASRLKKSTLSSMAVLLLIISLTQNRLFSENAGQIRKRSFELISEGVSHYNKGNYWDAVQKLEMASNMALNSFLAHYYLGLSLYASRRYSEALEPLKIALDLDPKHLQAHVVLGDTYLKLGDHEEALAEYYRALEISKNYAPAYDGIGRYYDSIASKDKAMENFRKAIELNKGYAEAYLHMGDLYLRDGNLAEAIKLLSEAVEIRPSFPEGLNRLGMAYAKLKLYSKAITALKKAIQLTPKDPEHYQTMGEIYLDLRNLHQASSCFEKAMALDHTMVESYMGLAEISRLRGDYESALMMLRRSEGIKNLDSKVLARIEEAKTSYLRERESFASLMKELDEGKADAEKVRELAKLFASRGNYAAASSLLSRSPELFHQKAITEEYGYYLLKSGQPVEGGRLFQNIAEKWGMVAGVLINIGVAHAEAGNDEDAAESYLKALAIEPENLNATLYLANAFLRMGKVEEARKRYQQFINKEGKGPEAERVKEIISLLEEIK, encoded by the coding sequence ATGTCTGATCGCACCATGAGAGCGTCGAGGTTAAAGAAAAGCACTCTCTCTTCCATGGCTGTTCTCCTTCTCATCATTTCCCTGACTCAGAATCGACTTTTTTCTGAGAATGCGGGTCAGATCAGAAAGAGATCTTTCGAGCTTATCAGCGAGGGGGTATCCCATTACAATAAGGGGAACTACTGGGATGCTGTGCAGAAGCTCGAAATGGCGTCCAACATGGCGTTGAACTCCTTCCTCGCCCACTACTATCTGGGTCTTTCCCTTTACGCCTCCAGGAGATACTCCGAAGCCCTCGAGCCGCTCAAGATTGCTCTGGACCTGGACCCGAAACATCTCCAGGCGCATGTCGTCCTTGGAGACACCTACCTGAAACTTGGTGACCATGAGGAGGCTCTGGCTGAATACTACCGCGCGCTCGAGATCAGCAAGAATTATGCTCCCGCATACGATGGCATCGGAAGGTATTATGACAGCATCGCCAGCAAGGATAAGGCGATGGAGAATTTCAGGAAAGCCATCGAGCTCAACAAGGGTTATGCGGAAGCCTATCTTCACATGGGGGACCTCTACCTGAGAGATGGCAACCTCGCTGAGGCCATCAAGCTCCTGAGCGAAGCGGTGGAGATACGGCCCAGTTTCCCGGAAGGGCTGAACAGGCTCGGGATGGCGTATGCAAAACTGAAGCTTTACAGCAAGGCGATCACTGCCCTCAAGAAAGCCATACAGCTCACTCCAAAAGACCCAGAGCACTATCAGACGATGGGGGAGATCTATCTCGATCTGAGAAACCTGCACCAAGCATCTTCCTGCTTCGAGAAAGCGATGGCCCTGGATCACACCATGGTCGAATCGTATATGGGGCTAGCCGAAATCTCCAGGCTTAGGGGAGACTATGAATCTGCCCTTATGATGCTGAGGAGGAGTGAAGGGATAAAGAATCTTGACTCCAAAGTCCTTGCAAGAATTGAAGAAGCGAAAACTTCCTATCTGAGAGAGCGCGAATCTTTCGCGAGTCTGATGAAAGAGCTTGATGAAGGAAAGGCCGACGCAGAAAAGGTCCGCGAACTGGCGAAACTCTTCGCATCAAGAGGAAACTATGCTGCTGCCTCTTCCCTGCTCTCCCGCTCACCCGAACTTTTCCATCAGAAGGCTATCACGGAAGAGTACGGGTACTACCTCCTGAAATCAGGACAACCTGTCGAGGGAGGCCGGCTCTTCCAGAATATCGCGGAGAAATGGGGGATGGTTGCGGGAGTTCTCATAAATATCGGCGTTGCTCATGCAGAAGCAGGAAACGATGAGGATGCGGCCGAGAGTTACTTGAAAGCGCTTGCGATTGAGCCAGAAAATCTGAACGCAACCCTCTATCTCGCCAACGCCTTCCTGCGGATGGGAAAGGTGGAAGAGGCAAGAAAGAGATACCAACAGTTCATCAATAAAGAAGGAAAAGGGCCCGAAGCCGAGCGCGTTAAGGAGATCATCAGCCTATTAGAGGAGATAAAGTGA